The genome window AGGCGTAACCGCAAGTCCTGGCCCAACTGGGTCACTTCGTACAGGGTGAAGTCCAGGGAATGGGTGAGGTTTTCCAGCTCCGGCAAATGCACCAGCGGCCGTGCGAGGTCGCCGAGCAGGCGCGGCGCGACGTACAGCAACAGCTCATCCACCAGCCCGGCGCGCAGCAGGTTGCCTGCCAGGGTCGGTCCGGCTTCGACCATCACATCATGCAAACCGCGCTGGCTCAGATGGACCATCAAGGCATGCAGATCGAGGCCACTCTGGTTGCCCGGCAGGCCGAGCAAGCGCTCAGCGTTGGCGCCTGGCGGCAGATGTTGCTCGTGCACCACATGCAGGCTTGGCGCCTGGTCGTCGAACACCCTCGCGGTACCGGGCACCCGCGCCTGGCTGTCGAGGATCACCCGCAGCGGCGCGATGGCTTCGGCAGACGCCATCTCACGTACGGTCAACGAGGGGTTGTCGGCCAGCACCGTGCCGCTGCCGGTGAGGATCGCCGCACTGCGCGCTCGCCAATACTGCACATCGGCGCGCGCCCTGGCGCCGGTGATCCATTGCGAGCGCCCGTTGTTCAGCGCGGTGCGGCCATCCAGGCTCATGCCCATCTTCAACTGCACCCACGGCCGCTGACGCTTGACCGAGGACAAGAAGCCACGGTTCAACTCGCGGGCGGCCGCATTGAGCAAGCCCACGCGCACCTCGATCCCGACGTCGCGCAGTTCGGCGATCCCACGACCGTCGACCTGCTCGAACGGATCTTCATGGGCGACGACCACACATGCCACGCCAGCCTCGATCAGCGCCAGGTGACAGGCGCCGGTGCGCCCGACATGGCTGCAGGGTTCCAGCGTCACATAGGCCGTGGCGCCCTTGGCCAGGGCACCGGCCTGGCGCAGGGCGAAGACCTCGGCGTGCGGACCGCCCGCACGCCGATGCCAGCCCTCGCCCACGATGTGTGCACCGTGGGCGATGACGCACCCGACCCGTGGATTGGGCCAGGTGGAGTGACTGCCGCGCTCGGCCAACGACAATGCATGGTGCATATGTTGAAAGTCGATTTCGCTGAAGTGGGTCATGGGCGGCGTTGCCCTGCCACAGCGTGGGCGGTGATCGGGTAGATACGCCCGTCGTAGGCGCTGGCCAGGAAGCCACTGCCTTCGGCGTCATGGGTCAGGCATGAAATACCGCTGGCGGTGATCTTCTCCACCTTTGCCCATTTGCGCTTGGCCAGGTCGAACACCGCAACGGTGCCGCCGTAGCTGCCGGTGGCGATCATCTGGCGGTCCTTGGAGATGGCAATGCACTTGATCGAGTGGCTGTGAGGGGTGTCATACACCTCGCTGTTGCCGGCTTGCCACAGGCGCAGCTTGAGGTCGCGCCCGATACTGGCAAAGCCGCCCTGGATCTGCGTGCAGCCGTTGGAAATACGGTCGTGGGCCTTGTCCAGGTAGGTTTCCAGCTCGAAGTCTGCGATCCGGAAGAACGCCGCAGCCGCAGTCGCGCATACGCTGAACAGGTACTGTTCATCGGCGGCGATGCCCTTGATGGCGTTCTCGTGCATGCGCACTTCGCGCAGGAAACGCGGCTGCTGGTTTTCCAGGTTGAAGATCAAGGCTTCGCCAGTGTACGTACCGATTGCGGCGTGCAACTGGCCATCTTTTTCAAAGGTGGTGCCGCAGTTGAGCGGTGAGCGGTGCTGGTAGATGACGTCGCCGGTCTTGGCGTCGAACACCGTGCCCATCTGGCCGCCGGTCAACACGCTGTCACCGAAGGGCAGCAGGAAGTTGCACAGACTGCCGGCCTTGGTGCTGGGTTGGCCATTGATCTGCAGGATGCCGGCATCACCGATGCTGTAGATGTCGTCACCGACCACCGTGACTGCGTTCAAACTGATGGCCGGCTCGATGCCGCCCACGTCCCATTCCTGAGTGGTGAAATCCCAGGTGGCGTACGTTGAGCCGAAGGTCACGAAGGCGATGCGATGGTTGCCCAGCAATGCACAGCTGCGTGGCCAGATGATGCTTGGCAGTGAAGTCTGGGCGGTTTTCACCAGTTGGTTATCGGGCGTCAACGCCCACAGCATGACGCAACGGTCGTAGCTGAGGCTAACCAGCAGGCGCTGTGCGTCGTTCCATACGATGCGCTTGATTCCGGCGGCATGGGCAGCTTGCAGGTAGGTGCCGCTGCTGCTGATCACGGAGATTTTGCCTTCGTCGTCACCGGCGAAAATGATGCCCTCACGGGACAGGGCCACGGTGTCGGTTTCCACGCCGCCCAGGTCGATCAGGTCCAGTTGTTCGCCGCTGGCAGCGTCCCAACGGCGGATCGAACCGTCATCGCTGCTGGAAACCAGGGTCTTGCCATCGGCGGCCCAGCACACCGAAATCACGTCGGCATCGTGACCGCTGAGGATCCGCAGGGTTCGCCCGCTGAGGTCGAACAGGCGGATGCTGTGGTCCCGCGAGCAGGTGGCGATGGTCTGGCCATCCGGCGAGAAGGCGGCCATTTCGATGTCGTCATCGTGACCCACCAGCACGCTTTTCAAGCGCAGCGAAGGGATTTCCCAGACGCGGGCAGTGTAGTCGCTGCTGGCACTGACCAGCAGGGTGCCGCTGGCGTTGAACGCGCATTGGTTGGCCAGGTGGTCGTGGAGCACGCGCTGGATCGGCGTCTTGGTTTTTGCATCCCACAAAATAACCTGGTTGTCATAACCGGCGGTTGCAACGTACGTATCGTTGAATGTTGCAATACCGCTAATAGGGCCAAAGTGTCTCATGCGTCATCATCCTTAATGTAGTGTGGGCGAAAGAAAGTGCTCAGGCGCGCTTCGGTTGTTTCATCAGGTTGATCACGTGATTTTTCTTATCGACTTTCGCTTGCAGGTAATGAGTGTTGTGCCGGGTGACAAACACGCCAGTCGGAATAACGTTGTCCACCACAATGCCGTTATCCACCAGGGCCTGAACTTTGTCCGGGTTATTGGTGATCAATTGGCACTGTTTGATGTTCAACGCTTTTAACATGCCAGCGGCCATGGAAAAGTCGCGGTCATCTTCAGGAAAGTTCAGGTGGGTATTGGCTTCGAATGTGTCCATGCCCGAATCTTGCAGGCGGTAGGCGTCCAACTTTGCATATAAGCCGATGCCGCGGCCTTCTTGTCGCAGGTAAATAAGATAGCCACCCACTTCCTGCATGCGCAGGATCGACTCGTTTAATTGCGGGCCGCAGTCACAGCGCTGCGAACTGAATACATCGCCGGTCAGGCATTCGGAATGAATACGCACCAACGGGCTGATGGGATTGGCGGGGCCAAGCTTTATCACGATATGTTCGTGTGCTGTGTCCAAGCCACTGAACGTGTAGAAAGTTCCAGGATTGGAATGGTCGTCCAGGGGGATATCAACGTGGTTGCGTACGCTAAGGCGGTTCATGGCGGTTCCTTCCGTGCTTGAATGATCAACGCGTTATTGTTTTGGTACAGGGAGGGGTTACAGGGTTTGTGCGAGGCGAAAACCCATTACGTAAATCTGTCGTGGATACTTGCCGTGACGCCGGCAATTGCGGGTCAGGTCGCGAAACCTGGTGAAGCTGCCACCACGGGCTATGCGGTGGGTGCCGACCACAGTGACGAGGTCATCGGTGATGGCGGTCCCGCCGGGGTAGGGGGCGTAGTCGTCAGCGACGAATTCTTCGACGTTACCGGCCATGTCCAGGCAGCCAAATGGCGATGCACCCTCGACCAAAAGGCCGACCGGAGTGGTATCGAACAGACCCAGTTCAGCGGTGTTGGCACGCTCGGGCAGGAAGGTATCGCCCCAAGGGTATTCGAGGTTTTCCGGGCCGGCGGCGGCGTATTCCCATTCAGCCTCGGTGGGCAGTCGGAAGGTGCGGCCACTGGCTTCGCTGAGCCAGGCAGCGTAGGCGTCGGCGTCATCGGCAGTGATCCCGTAGACCGGATGGTTGGCGCGTTCGTGAGGGTACTGTCCGAAGGCCCAGCTTTCGGGGATCCGTGCCTGCGTGTTGGCCTCGAGAAAGGCTCGGTATTCGAGGTTGGTCACCGGGTATTTACCGATGGCGTAGGGCTGCAGGTGTACGCGATGACGAGGGACTTCCTTGGCGATCCAGTCCCGATCCAGGCCCAGGCCGCGCATGTCGTGCATCACCTGGTCGACCGCCGATTCGGCCAAACCGATCTCGACGGTGCCTGCGCTGATGTGAATCATCGTAGGGTTGAGTACATCGAGCCTGGGGTCGTTGGTCAGTGCCAGCAGTTGGGCGGCGGCATAGCGCCAGGCCAGCGGCGAGACAGGGTTTTCGACGCGGTTGGCCAACTGTTCGCTGGTCTCTTCCGAAACCAGGCGCCAGGCTGCCAGCGGCAACTTGAGGTTGACGGCTTCGTGGAAGTGCTCAGGCAGGCCCATCAAGAAACGGTCTGTCATTTCGGCGGTCAGGGGGCCGTCGAACACGGGCCAATGGTTGAAACCCTTGGAAGTCATAACGCTCGTTTTCCTACTGCGTGGGAGAAAAGGCACGTACACCCAGGCGCACGTGCCCGGCCTTCAGAGGGTGCAGATCAGTCCGGTTTGCAGGCAGTTGCGTTCGAAGTCATCCCAGTAGCCCTTGGGGTGCTTGGCCCGCTCGGCCTCGGAAATAATCGGTTTTTGCCACTGCAGGCGGGAGAAGCCGGCTTTCATGATTGCCAGCTCATAGCGCTCGCGGCTCCAGCGATGGAAGGTGAAGGCGCTGGGCGGTGTGGTGACGAATTCGGCGTGGTGACGGAAGCCGCCTTCGTGGGGTTCTTCGGTGAGTACGTGCACGCCGTATTTGGTGAAGTTGCCACGTTTCAATTGAAAGGTTGGCTCTACCGTGTAAGCCACGACCCGTCCGCCGGGGGCGAGGTTCTTGGCGACGACCTGGAACATCTTGTCGAGTTTTTCTGGCGAATCGGCGTAGTTGAACAGCCAGGCGGCGGTGATCAGGTCGAACTTGCCGAGAATGCCCAGATCGCAGATATCGCTGACGTGGTACTCGATCGGCTCCTGGTTGCGCGCCGACTCTTGGCGGGCCAGGTCAATCATGGAGGCGGATATATCCACGCCAACCACTTTGCTGGCACCTTGGCGATACAGCTCGCGTCCGAAGAAACCGAAACCGCAGGCCAGGTCCAGTACGGATTTGCCCTTGGGATTACCGACCATGCTGAAGAAGGTCGCGGTTTCCACCGAGCGCTGCGAGGCGCTGTCCGTGAAAGCTTCGAAGCGTTCGCCGATGGCGTCGTAAGTTGCCGTTGCAGTTTGAGTGGTCATTGCCTCACCTTTTTAAAGTTAATAGCTGTCGTCAATCCCTGACTGGGAACATGAAGAGTTCTTCTGTTTTTGGTGACCCTGTTATGCCTGAATCAAGTGCGAGTGGTAATAAGGAACCCCCCTATGACGACAAGTACGCCGACCAGTTTGTTAATGTTGAGAGACTGTTTGGGGAAGCCCAGCAGGCCGAAATAGTCAATCGCAATTGAAACGATAAGTTGTCCGATCAATACCGCCATGATGAAGTTGAGAGCACCCAGTCGAGGCGCCATCAATAACGCTACGGTAATATAAAAAACACCGGCAACACCGCCCATCCAAATCCACCAGGGCCCGTCTTGCACGGCGGCAAGATTAGGACGAGGCGCCTTGACCGCAATAATGACAACAATGAGTACAACCAGGCTGACCAATAGGGATACTGCAGTGGCCCATAAAGGATGGCCTAGCAGATTACCCAGTTTCGCGTTGGTGCCTGCCTGTAAGGGCACTGCAAAACCGGCGAATAAACTGAGCAGGATGAAATACAGTAAGGTCATGAAGTAGGCATTCCGTTTTTTTTCAAGTTTTACGGTGCTTGGATTGTTGGCGCCAATTCTTTGTTCTGATGGGGAGTATTCGTCGCGCTGATCGGGCATTTGGCTACTAGTGATTCAGGGACGGGTAATCAGGTGTGCGCGATCTTGACCGACGGGTTTACAATCGCTGCTCCTGATCAGGAGTATCCCTGTGCTGACTCATCTCGATTCCCAAGGTCGCGCCCATATGGTCGATGTCACCGACAAGTCCGTGACGTTCCGTGAGGCCGTGGCCGAAGCGCGCGTGCGCATGCTGCCCGAGACCCTGCAAATGATTGTCGACGGCGCCCACCCCAAGGGCGACGTGTTTGCCGTGGCCCGCATTGCCGGGATCCAGGCGGCGAAAAAAACCAGTGACCTGATTCCCCTCTGCCACCCGTTGATGTTGACGGGCGTCAAGGTCGAACTGAGCGCCGAGGGTGCAGACTTGGTGCATATCGTGGCGCGCTGCAAACTCTCCGGCCAGACCGGCGTGGAGATGGAAGCCCTCACCGCCGCCAGCGTCGCGGCGCTGACGATCTACGACATGTGCAAGGCGGTGGACCGTGGCATGACCATCGAAAACATTCGCCTGCTGGAAAAACTCGGCGGCAAAAGTGGGCACTTCAAGGCGGACCAGGCATGAGCATCAACGTATTGTTTTTTGCGCGTTACGCCGAAGCGGTGGGCCTGGACTCACTGGAGATGGAAGGCGACTTCGCGACCGTCGACGCGGTGCGCCTGGCGTTGGCGGGTGATCCGGGTTTTGAAGTGCTCAACGAAACCAGCCTGATGTGCGCCCGTAACGAAGAGATGTGCGGGCTCGACGAGCCGCTGCAGCCTGGCGACGAAGTCGCATTCTTCCCCCCCGTGACCGGAGGCTGATCATGGCCATTCGTGTACAGGTCCAGGCATTTGATCCTGGCGCCGAAGTCAACGCCATGCATGCGGCCAACGTTGGTGTGGGCGCGGTGGTGAGTTTCGTGGGGTATGTACGCGACTTCAATGACGGCCGTGAGGTGTCGGGGATGTTCCTGGAGCATTACCCTGGCATGACCGAAAAGGCCCTGGCCAAGATCGCCATCGAGGCCGAGCAGCGCTGGCCGTTGCTCAAGTTGGAGGTATTGCATCGCATCGGCCCTCTGGAGCCCGGTGAGCCGATTGTGTTTGTTGCGGCAGCCAGTGCCCATCGCCAGGCCGCATTTGATGCCTGTGCGTTTGTGATGGATTACTTGAAGACGCGGGCGCCGTTCTGGAAGAAAGAAAATACCAGTGAGGGGCCGCGTTGGGTGGAAGGGCGCCACAGCGACAACGCCGCTGCGGATCGCTGGAAATAGCCAGCCGAACATAGAACCAAATGTGGGAGGGGGCTTGCCCCCGATAGCAGTGTGTCAGTCAATGAGTACTTGGCTGACACATCGCCATCGGGGGCAAGCCCCCTCCCACAATTTTTACTGCATCCAGCTTACGGGCGCTTGCGCTCCACAGCCCGCAGCAAGTGCGTCGGCGGCGTTTCACAGCTGATCTTGCGCCCCAGCAGCGCTTCGATCGACGGCAACTGATACGAGTCATCTTCCCCGGCAAAGCTGATCGACACACCCGCCGCCCCGGCACGGCCGGTACGGCCAATGCGGTGCACGTAGTCATCCGGCACTTCCGGCAGGGTGAAGTTGATCACGTGGCTGATGCCGTCGATGTGAATCCCACGCCCGGCCACGTCGGTGGCCACCAGTACACGGATCTTGCCTTCGCGGAAGCCTTCCAGGGTCTTGATGCGCTTGTGCTGCGGCACATCGCCCGACAGTTGCGCAGCGTTCACACCATCACGCACCAGGCGTTCTTCGATGCGGCGCACCTCGTCCTTGCGGTTGGCGAACACCATCACGCGCTCCCAGCCGTTGTCGTTGACCAGGTTGTAGAGCAGCTTGTATTTGTCGGCGCCGGCCACGGCGTAGATGTGTTGCTCGACGTTTTCGCTGGCGACGTTTTCCGCTTCGATCTCGACGATGGACGGGTCGGTGGTCCATTGCTTGGCGAGGTTCATCACGTCTTCGGTGAAGGTCGCGGAGAACAGCAGGGTCTGGCGCTCGGATTTCGGCGGGGTCTGGCGAATGATCTGGCGCACTTGCGGGATAAAGCCCATGTCGAGCATGCGGTCGGCTTCGTCCAGCACCATCACCTCGACCATGTCCAGGTGCACGTCGCCGCGCTGGTTGAAGTCCAGCAGACGGCCAGGGGTGGCCACCAGGATGTCGCAGTGACGGGCTTCGAGGTGCTTGAGCTGCTTGTCGAAGTCCATGCCGCCTACGAACGTCATGACGTTGAGGCCGGTGTACTTGGTCAGGTCGGCAGCGTCCTTGGCGATCTGTACCACCAGCTCCCGGGTCGGGGCGATGATCAGCGCGCGCGGTTCACCCACGTAGCGCTCTTTGGGCGGCGGCGTCTGCAGCAGTTGGGTGATGATCGAGATCAGGAACGCGGCGGTCTTGCCGGTGCCGGTCTGGGCGCGGCCGATGGCGTCTTTGCCGGCCAGGGTGAAGCCCAGCACCTGCGCCTGGATCGGCGTGCAGTACGGGAAGCCCAGGTCCTGGATGGCGTGCATCAGTTCCGGGGCCAGCTTGAAATCATGGAAACGGGTCTTGCCTTCCTGGGGCTCGACGACGAAATCTTCGAGTTTCCACGCAATCACCGGCGGTTTTGGCGCGCGTTCACGCCGCGGCTTTGGTGTCACCGGTGCGGCAACGGACTCGACCGGCCTGGCCTGTTCGGCTGGGGTCACCGTCGGCTTCTTCGGCTGGGTGACAGGGGCAGTCCGCTGGGGCTGCCTGCCGTCCTGGCGGCTGCCGGCTGTCGGGGCAGGAGCACTGGAATCTGGCGCGAGCGGCTCAGCCTCGCTTTTGCCGAACATCTTCTTGAGTGCTTTGAGCACGGTGATCTCATTAATTGGTTAAGGAATGTACGCCGGCCAGTGTAATGCAAGAATCGGGCGCGGCGTAGTGCGTCTGTCATACGGCTACATAAACTGTGGTTTTCAGCCCAGGCGAGCGGTCAACCAGGCACCGATATCGCGTATCTCCTCGGGTAACACTTCGTGGCCCATTGGGTATTCCTGCCATGTCACGGTGACACCACGGCTCTTCAGGTGCTCGTAGGCGCTGCGGCCCATAGCGTTCTGCACCACATCGTCATATTGGCCGTGCAGGCACAGGGTGGGAATGCGCTGCTGGCTGGCGGACAATTCCAGCTCGTCGCTGAACGTGGGTGCGTAGGTGGAGAGGGCAATCACGCCGCCCAACGGGCCTTCCCAATTCAGGAAGGCGGTGTGGAACACCACGGCGCCACCTTGGGAAAAACCGGCGAGGAAAATCCGCGAAGCGTCTATTCCGGTTCTCTTCTGTGTCTCGATCAGGTCCGTGACCATTTTTGCCGACACTTCCAGCTCTTCCAGGCTGATGGAGCGGGCCGGGCTCATGGCTTTGATGTCGTACCAGCTTGGCATCTCGTAGCCACCATTGATCGTCACCGCGCGGGTCGGCGCCTGGGGCAAAACGAAACGCGTGGTCAGCAGGCTTTCCTGCAGCGCCTCGGCCACCGGCAGGAAGTCGTAGCGATCTGCACCCAGGCCATGCAACCAGATAACGCAGGCGTCTGCGGGCTTGGCGGGCTGAAGAATCAAGGGTTCGGTCATGTCTGCTCCATTAATGTGCGTGCGCTCCGATTAAGTGCGACGGAACGGTGCGCGATGGGTTGATCTGTTAATAAGATGTCGCACGGTTGAATCTTTTTCTATTGACCGTGGGCTGAAACGACTCAGCCGGCACTCTGGTACGGGGCTTGCTATGTGTTGATCGATGTCAGCGCTATCTCAGGACGGTAACACTATCAGTGACTGCCGCTTGTGGGATAGCAACTGGAATTACTGCGACAACTTCATGCCGCTTGACCCTAAAAAAAGCCAACACGGGTCGATATCGCCTCATAAGGGTGCGCTGAGGTTCGAGCTCCGACACAACAAGAGCAAACTGGAGGTTTGAATGAAGGTATTGAAATCCACCCTGGCCATCGTGACTGCGGCGGCTGTATTGGGTGTCAGTGGTTTCGCCCAAGCAGGTGCCACGCTGGACGCCGTGCAGAAGAAAGGCTTTGTGCAGTGTGGCGTGAGTGACGGCCTGCCGGGTTTCTCGGTACCGGATGCCAGCGGCAAGATCCTCGGGATCGATGCTGACGTTTGCCGCGCTGTGGCCGCTGCTGTTTTCGGCGATGCGACCAAGGTCAAATTCAGCCAGTTGAATGCCAAGGAGCGTTTCACCGCGCTTCAATCCGGCGAAGTCGACATTCTGTCCCGTAACACCACCATGACCAGCTCCCGCGATGCCGGCATGGGCCTGAAATTCCCGGGCTTCATCACCTACTACGACGGCATCGGCTTCCTGGTAAACAACAAGCTGGGCGTGAAAAGTGCCAAGGAACTGGACGGTGCAACCATCTGCATCCAGGCCGGTACCACCACCGAGCTGAACGTTTCCGACTACTTCCGTGGCAACGGCCTGAAATACACCCCGATCACCTTCGATACCTCCGACGAAAGCGCCAAGTCGCTGGAGTCCGGGCGTTGCGACGTACTGACCTCCGACAAGTCCCAGCTGTTTGCCCAGCGCAGCAAGCTGGCCTCGCCGAAGGACTACGTGGTGCTGCCGGAAACCATTTCCAAGGAGCCACTGGGCCCGGTCGTGCGTAATGGCGACGACGAGTGGCTGGCCATCGTGCGCTGGGTTGGCTACGCCATGCTCAACGCTGAAGAAGCCGGCATCACCTCCAAAAACGTCGAAGCTGAAGCCAAGTCCACCAAGAACCCGGACGTTGCGCGTCTGCTCGGTGCCGACGGCGAATACGGCAAAGACCTGAAAGTGAAGAAAGACTGGGTGGTACAGATCGTCAAGCAAGTTGGTAACTACGGTGAAGTGTTCGAGCGCAACCTGGGCAAGAGCACCCCGCTGGAAATCGACCGTGGCCTGAACGCGCTGTGGAACGCCGGCGGCATTCAATACGCACCACCTGTGCGCTGATCGCTGATGGTTCTGTCACCCGGTGGGCCAACCGCCGGGTGATGTTCTGTTCCATTATTTCCGGGGCACTTCATGCAAAATCAAATCGGCGCACCCAAGCAGAAGCTCAGCTTCAGCGACCCTAAAGTGCGTGCGTGGCTCTTCCAGATCATCACGATAGTGGCGGTGGTCTCGCTGGGCTGGTACCTCTTCAACAATACCCAGACCAACCTTCAGCACCGAGGCATTACCTCGGGTTTCGACTTTCTTGAACGCAGTGCCGGCTTCGGCATCGCGCAGCATTTGATCGACTACACCGAATCGGACAGCTATGCCCGGGTCTTCGTGATCGGTTTGCTCAACACCTTGCTGGTGACCTTTATCGGCGTGATCCTGGCGACCTTGCTGGGGTTCATCATCGGTGTGGCGCGGCTGTCACCGAACTGGATGATCAACAAGCTGGCGACCGTGTATGTGGAAGTGTTCCGCAACATTCCGCCGCTGTTGCAAATCCTGTTCTGGTACTTCGCGGTGTTCCTGACCATGCCGGGGCCGCGTAACAGCCATAACTTCGGCGACACCTTCTTTGTCAGCAGCCGTGGCCTGAACATGCCGGCAGCGATTGCCGCTGATGGGTTCTGGCCGTTTGTGGTCAGCATCGTCGTTGCCATCGTGGCAATCGTGCTGATGGCACGTTGGGCCAACAAACGTTTTGAAGCCACCGGCGTACCGTTCCACAAGTTCTGGGCGGGCCTGGCGCTGTTCATCGTGATCCCGGCGTTGTGCGCCTTGATCTTCGGTGCACCGCTGCATTGGGAAATGCCCAAGTTGCAGGGTTTCAACTTTGTTGGTGGCTGGGTACTCATCCCCGAACTGCTGGCAC of Pseudomonas azotoformans contains these proteins:
- a CDS encoding amino acid ABC transporter permease, which encodes MQNQIGAPKQKLSFSDPKVRAWLFQIITIVAVVSLGWYLFNNTQTNLQHRGITSGFDFLERSAGFGIAQHLIDYTESDSYARVFVIGLLNTLLVTFIGVILATLLGFIIGVARLSPNWMINKLATVYVEVFRNIPPLLQILFWYFAVFLTMPGPRNSHNFGDTFFVSSRGLNMPAAIAADGFWPFVVSIVVAIVAIVLMARWANKRFEATGVPFHKFWAGLALFIVIPALCALIFGAPLHWEMPKLQGFNFVGGWVLIPELLALTLALTVYTAAFIAEIVRSGIKSVSHGQTEAARSLGLRPGPTLRKVIIPQALRVIIPPLTSQYLNLAKNSSLAAGIGYPEMVSLFAGTVLNQTGQAIEVIAITMSVYLAISISISLLMNWYNKRIALIER